AGCGCGTCGAGAATCACCAGTCCATCAGCGAGGCCTTCGCCACATTCGCCGTGCGCGCCTGCGAGAAGTTGCGCGCTCGTGGCCTCGTGACCGGCGCTATCGGCATCTTCGCCAACACCGACCACTTCCGCCTCGAGCTGCGCCAGCACCATCCGCAACGCACGACCGATCTACCGCGCGCCACCAGCGATACCCGCGTAGTGCTCGACACCCTGCGTCGGATGCAGCGGGGCTTCCTCAAGGACGGATTCGCGTACAAGAAGGCCGGTGTGTGGTTGATGGATTTGGGCCGCCCCGAACAGATTCAGCCTGATCTCTTCGCGCCGAGCACCATCGGCAACGACAAGCTGATGTCCGCGATGGACGCGATCAACCGACGCTACGGGCGCGGCACCGTGGGCTTGGGTGCAACCGGCTGGCGGGAACGTCCACAGTGGGGTATGCGGCAGGCAAACCTCTCGCTGCACTTCACCACGTCATTGCGCGACCTGCCGCGCGCGCATTGTTAAGGCAGCAGGCGCACCTGCTCACGCCAGCCATACGGCCACGGGCGGCCGAGCACTTTCTCGACGGTGAGGCCGGGTTGACCGACCAGCTTCTCGACGACGTCAGGAGCCAGCAGCGTCAGGCGCATCAACCGATGCACCTGCGAGCTGTCGATGCCTTCGGCCTCGGCGATCTCGGCCACGGATGCCGCGCGCTGCTCGTCCAGCAAGCGCTGCCAGTGATGCGCCAGCCCCAGGGCGCGCATCATCGGAGTGTCCCGCGCGGCGGCGCGCGTCTGCCGTTCCGCTTCGGCCTGCTCCCTGAAAGCCTGCGGCGCGTCCAGCGGCGTGATGACTTCCTTCTTTACGCCGCGCTGCACCAGCCGCCACGGCACGAAAGTTTCCAGCTTCACGCCGCCCGCAGGCGACGGCAGGTGCCGAACGATGGATTCGCCCTCAAAGCGACCTCGGTGTTTCTTGCTCATGCCGGGCCCTCGAAGCCGCGCACGATGGCTCGCTGCGCCTCCCAGTCCACCGGAAGCGGGTGACGCTGGAACCAGATCAGGCTCATCCGGCGCGGCTGTCGCCCAGCCATCAGTTGCTCGATGATGTCCGGCGCGAGCAAGGTCAGGCGCAGCAGCTCGTTGATCACCGACTGATGCAGCCCTTCCGAGCGTGCGATGGCCGAGCCGCTTTCCATCTCCCCGGTATCGAGCAGGCGCTGCCAGTGGAAGGCGCGCCCCACGCCTTCGATCAGGGCGCTGTCGTGAGCCTCGCGTTCTTCAACCACCGGGTGCTGGACGAGGCGTTGTACGCCCCGGCGGCGCAGCGTCATCGGCACGAAGGTTTCCAGTTGGCCGTCCTTCACGCTTCCACCTCCAGCAGTTCCGCGCCGACACCGCGTGGCGCGAACTCGCCGATCAAGGTGTCCCAACCCAGTTCACGCCACCTCACCCGGATGCCCTGCATCTCGTCGGTGTGGACGAGATCGACGCGTTCGATCATCAGGTTGGCTACGCGATGGCGTTCGACCGGGAACAACTGATCCCACACATCGTTGAGCCGCGCCATCGCCATCACCGTGCTAGCCTCGTCGACCTGCCCGCCGTTGTTCTGGATGTGGCGCACCACCGAGGCGATGGATTCGGGGCTGGTCAGCACGGTGCGGATCTGCGCCACGACGGCCGCCTCGATCTCAGCAGCAGGCAGACGTTCGTAGCTCTTGCCCGGCGCGCCGAACCGGCTCTCCGACTTGGAGACGTAGTACTGGTACTTGCGCCCGTTCTTGCGCGAGTAGGTCGGGTACATCCGTTCGCCCGAGGGCGCGTAGAGCAAGCCGCGCAGCAGTGCGTCGTTGCGCGACCTGATCTTGGTGTCCACGCCGCGCTCGTGGCTGTTGCGCGCCAGCACTGCGTGAACCTTGTCCCATAGCTCTTGCTCGATGATCGGCTGGTGCGCGCCCGGATACCACGTGCCCCGGTTCGATAGCTCGCCAAGGTAGATGCGGTTGCGCAGCACCTTGTGGATGTACTTCTTGTCGATGCGCGTTCCGGTACGCACGCGCCCGTCCTGCGTTGTCCACGCCTTGGTGGTGACGCCTTCGTCGGACAGGCGCGCGGCGATCTGCGTCGGCGAGCCGATGGTCAGCATCTCTTCGAACATTCGCCGCACCACGGCGGCCTCGTCCTTGTTGATCACCAGTAGGCGGTTGACCACGTCGTAGCCGATGGTGGGCACGCCGCCCATCCACATTCCCTTCTTCTTGGCGGCGGCGATCTTGTCGCGGATGCGCTCGCCGGTGACCTCGCGCTCGAACTGCGCGAAGGACAGCAGGATGTTGAGCGTCAGCCGCCCCATCGATGTAGTGGTGTTGAACTGCTGCGTGACCGAGACGAAGGACACCGACTGGCGCTCGAACACGTCGACCATCTTGGAGAAGTCGGTGAGGCTGCGCGTCAGGCGGTCGATCTTGTAGACGACCACGATGTCGATGCGCCCGTCCTGGATGTCGGCCAGCAGCCGCTTCAAGGCCGGGCGCTCGGTGTTGCCGCCGGAGAAGCCGGGGTCGTCGTAGTCGTCGGCGACCGGAATCCAGCCCTCGGCGCGCTGACTGACGATGTAGGCGTGGCCCGCTTCCTTCTGCGCGTCGATGGAGTTGAATTCCTGATCGAGACGCTCGTCTGAGGACACGCGGCAGTAGACGGCGCAGCGTTTGCGCGCCTTGGGTGAGGCAGTCTCGGCCATCAGTTGCCTCCCTTCAGCAGGCCGAAGAATTCCGGCCCGCTGCGGTGCTGCCCGGTGATCTGGCGGGCCACGGCGGTCAGGCTCTTGAAGCAGCGGCCCTCGTACTCAAACAGACCTTCGGCGGTCACGGTTACGCGGTGATCGCGCGTTGCCCATTCGCGCAGCAGCACCGTGCCCGGCGCGAAGTTGAGGGCGCGCGGTTTGGCGCGCAGCTTGATCCGGGAATGCTTGGCTCCGATGGCCTCCAAACGCTGGCGGGTCTCCGCCGCGAGGCCGCCGAAGGCCTGCTCCTGCAGCTTGTAGGCAAAGCGTGATTCGACATGGGTGCGGTTCGGGTGCGGTGGGCGGCGCTCGAAGTAGCGATCCCACAGCGTCCAGAGTTCGGCCATCGGCAGATGGCCCAGATCGGAGATCTGCGCCGCGATGGATGATGGGTTTTCGTTCATGACAACTTCTCCGGTTGAGAGGGGGTTGCATGAACGCGCTGGTCGGGCAGGAAGCCAAGGCGAACCGCACCCTCTGTCGCTTCCGGCGCAACGAGGGTGCGGACGATGGCCGCCGCGAGGATGGAGGAGACCTCCGCCGCGCGGGCGGCCGGGGTCATTTCGGATGGGGATGGCAGTTCGATGGTCGTCATGGCAGTTCCGGGAATTGCAATGCCTGAGATCGTCGGCCGGAACGTCCGAAAGGGATGGCAACGTAGGGCAATCCGAGCCATCGGCATTAAATCTGTTGCGCGTTTACGAAACGATTGACAGCGCAGCTTGCGACACCTAGAATTTGATCGTTAACCAATCACGCAACCAGGTCACAACCATGTCCTTCGGACAATTCATCCGCAAGACGCGCGAGGCGAAAGAAATTCAGATGAATGACTTCGCGCGGCAGCTGGAGATATCGCCAGCCTACTGGTCGCGCATTGAGCGCGACATGGAAAAACCGCCCAAGGACGAGCTGATCCGCAAGGCGGCCGAGATTCTCGGCATCAGTGCTGACGACGCCTTCGTCGAAGCCAGCCGTCTGCCGCCCGACATCCGCGACGATGTTGGCAATTTGGTTCGGATGTACCGCCGGAATGTGACGGAGAAGAAGTGAATGGCGGTACTGACTCTCGACTACCGGTGCTGCAACCGGAAGCTCCCCTTGTACATCAAGCACGCTGAGGTCGAGCGCATCGCCGCGACCGCACGCCAGCAACTGGTCGTGGACAGCATCGATTCCGTTTCATTCGACGCGCTGCGTCAGATCTCCGGCCTGAAGATCAACGGCATCGACTTTGCCCTGGAGGTCAGCACTGTTGATTTCCACGCAAAGCTGACCCACCATTTCCATCGAATCTTGACCCACCCTGGTTCGTGAGCTTCACGCTCACGTTGTGGATAAGTTCTTGGTCGCCTTCTCCTTCTTGGTGGTCTGTGGTGGTTGCTGTGCGGAGCTATTCTTGAACCGGTAGCTGTCATTGCCGGTCTCAAGAATATGGCTGAACAGCCCCGGATTTCGAGGAGGCACCAACTCTTGAGAAGATGGAGCCATGAACAAGTCACCGAAGTTCTCCCCGGAAGTCCGCGAGCGCGCCGTTCGCATGGTGCAGGAGCACCGAGCCGACTACCCGTCGCTGTGGGCAGCCATTGAATCGATTGCGCCCAAGATTGGCTGCGTGCCGCAGACCTTGAATGACTGGGTCAAGAAGGCCGAGGTCGACAGCGGCCAGCGCCCCGGCACCACCACGGCAGACGCCCAGCGCATCAAGGAACTGGAGCGTGAGGTCAAAGAGCTGCGCCGGGCCAACGACATCCTGAAGACGGCCAGCGCGTTTTTCGCGCAGGCGGAGCTCGACCGCCGATTGAAGTCTTGAAGAACTACATCGACCGCCACCGTGATGACTACGGGGTCGAGCCCATCTGCCGGGTGCTGCAGATGGCCCCGTCGTGTTACTGGCGCCACGCAGCCCGGCAACGCAACCCGCAACTGCGCAGTCAACGCGTCCAGCGTGACGAGGGTTTGAAAGCCGACATCCAGCGCGTGTGGCACGCCAACTGGCAGGTCTACGGGGCCGATAAGGTCTGGCTGCAGATGAACCGCGAGGGCATCGCAGTGGCGCGCTGCACGGTCGAGCGCCTGATGCGTGCCATGGGCTTGCAAGGAGCACGCCGTGGCAAGACAGTGCGCACCACCACGCCGGACACATCGGCACCGTGCCCGCTGGACCACGTCAACCGGCAATTCAAGGCCAGCCGGCCCAACGAGCTGTGGGTGTCGGACTTCACCTACGTCTCCACCTGGCAGGGCTGGTTGTACGTGGCCTTC
This region of Alicycliphilus denitrificans K601 genomic DNA includes:
- a CDS encoding recombinase family protein — protein: MAETASPKARKRCAVYCRVSSDERLDQEFNSIDAQKEAGHAYIVSQRAEGWIPVADDYDDPGFSGGNTERPALKRLLADIQDGRIDIVVVYKIDRLTRSLTDFSKMVDVFERQSVSFVSVTQQFNTTTSMGRLTLNILLSFAQFEREVTGERIRDKIAAAKKKGMWMGGVPTIGYDVVNRLLVINKDEAAVVRRMFEEMLTIGSPTQIAARLSDEGVTTKAWTTQDGRVRTGTRIDKKYIHKVLRNRIYLGELSNRGTWYPGAHQPIIEQELWDKVHAVLARNSHERGVDTKIRSRNDALLRGLLYAPSGERMYPTYSRKNGRKYQYYVSKSESRFGAPGKSYERLPAAEIEAAVVAQIRTVLTSPESIASVVRHIQNNGGQVDEASTVMAMARLNDVWDQLFPVERHRVANLMIERVDLVHTDEMQGIRVRWRELGWDTLIGEFAPRGVGAELLEVEA
- a CDS encoding DUF2924 domain-containing protein, whose product is MNENPSSIAAQISDLGHLPMAELWTLWDRYFERRPPHPNRTHVESRFAYKLQEQAFGGLAAETRQRLEAIGAKHSRIKLRAKPRALNFAPGTVLLREWATRDHRVTVTAEGLFEYEGRCFKSLTAVARQITGQHRSGPEFFGLLKGGN
- a CDS encoding helix-turn-helix domain-containing protein, translating into MSFGQFIRKTREAKEIQMNDFARQLEISPAYWSRIERDMEKPPKDELIRKAAEILGISADDAFVEASRLPPDIRDDVGNLVRMYRRNVTEKK
- a CDS encoding IS3 family transposase (programmed frameshift); translation: MNKSPKFSPEVRERAVRMVQEHRADYPSLWAAIESIAPKIGCVPQTLNDWVKKAEVDSGQRPGTTTADAQRIKELEREVKELRRANDILKTASAFFGAGGARPPIEVLKNYIDRHRDDYGVEPICRVLQMAPSCYWRHAARQRNPQLRSQRVQRDEGLKADIQRVWHANWQVYGADKVWLQMNREGIAVARCTVERLMRAMGLQGARRGKTVRTTTPDTSAPCPLDHVNRQFKASRPNELWVSDFTYVSTWQGWLYVAFVVDVYARRIVGWRVSRSMQTDFVLDALEQALYDRQPAAHALTHHSDRGSQYVSIRYTERLDQAGIQPSVGSRGDSYDNALAETINGLYKAELIHRRGPWKTRESVELATLQWVHWFNHVRLLTPIGGIPPAEAEANYWRQLAVSDTSTEVST